A genomic segment from Leptolyngbya boryana PCC 6306 encodes:
- a CDS encoding response regulator transcription factor, which translates to MSMSIPHILIVEDEVQLARFIALELESEGYQVSVAHDGMNGLMLAREISPELALLDWMLPGLSGIELCRRLRSTGFKAPIIFLTAKDEVGDRVAGLDAGADDYVVKPFSIEELIARVRAHLRRNQETDEEVLQFGTLRLNHKTREVYRGGRSIELTAKEFDLLEYFLRHPRQVLTRDQILETVWGYDFVGDSNIIEVYVRYLRLKLEGSHEPRLIHTIRGVGYALRED; encoded by the coding sequence ATGAGCATGAGCATTCCCCACATTCTGATTGTCGAAGACGAGGTGCAACTTGCACGGTTTATTGCCCTGGAGTTAGAAAGTGAAGGCTATCAGGTGAGTGTTGCCCACGATGGCATGAATGGATTAATGCTGGCTCGTGAAATATCTCCTGAATTGGCGTTGCTCGATTGGATGCTACCGGGTCTATCAGGGATTGAACTTTGCCGCCGATTGCGATCGACTGGGTTTAAAGCACCGATCATCTTTTTGACTGCAAAAGACGAAGTGGGTGATCGGGTTGCAGGACTGGATGCTGGAGCAGATGATTATGTTGTTAAGCCCTTTAGCATTGAGGAATTGATTGCGAGAGTTCGCGCTCATTTGCGTCGAAATCAAGAGACGGATGAAGAAGTCTTGCAGTTTGGAACGTTAAGGCTCAACCACAAAACACGAGAGGTTTATCGGGGAGGACGATCGATTGAATTAACCGCAAAAGAGTTTGATTTACTAGAGTACTTTTTGCGGCATCCTCGCCAAGTTCTGACGCGCGATCAAATTCTCGAAACAGTATGGGGATATGATTTTGTTGGAGACTCTAACATCATTGAGGTGTATGTTCGATATTTGCGCTTGAAGCTAGAAGGATCGCACGAACCCCGCTTAATTCATACGATACGAGGAGTTGGCTACGCTTTGCGAGAAGATTAG
- a CDS encoding glycosyltransferase yields the protein MKQYARSMFLGFNRNNLQLPQSATLIMLGVVAISALIVTAWFAGQGTIPTLFERLNQIQQTPPGWLMVPMVAGEYLLAWAVLLTFLVFAITKISPRPQPWSRVLVVAVLGILMIRYFVWRSLSTLNFSNPLDGVFSLGLFLLELLILSGSMIQLILLLRVRDRKPEADQLSISVLNQSYVPHVDILIPTYNEPAFILRRTIIGCQALNYSAKSVYLLDDHRRPEIRDLCLELGCQYLTRPDNRHAKAGNLNHAIPQTSGELIAVFDADFIPTQNFLTRTVGFFQDSTVGLVQTPQTFYNADPIARNLGLEDILTPEEEVFYRQIQPIRDAAGGVICAGTSFVVRRSALIEAGYFFTGALSEDYYTGIRLAAKGYRLIYLNEKLSAGLAAESIAAQALQRLRWARGTLQAFFVDANPLTIKGLRPMQRLAHLEGILHWFTSLSRVGFLLFPIAYAFLHIIPVRATNAEILYYFLPFYLVQITTFSWLNHRSRSAFLADLYALVLAFPLALTVIQVMLNPFGQEFRVTPKGTSRDRFQFNWRLAAPLIIFFIATAMSLWMNLGYAILMGAWQPMTDDIANQMKGVDLGWIWSVFNLLTLSIALLILIDVPRPHAYDEFDLRRTLKVQIGDQVRWGFTTGISEVGATIAITQQITPKDSRIQVDFLEEDLTLPAQVTQVEDRPSNSEFPLLHIHFEPLSLEQERCLIQMLYCRPGQWRSQCAPGELRSLWLLFQVLLKPRVIFDRTARASIVSVAQVSP from the coding sequence ATGAAGCAGTACGCCCGATCGATGTTTCTAGGGTTTAATCGGAACAATCTACAACTCCCCCAATCCGCCACTTTGATCATGCTAGGCGTTGTTGCGATCTCAGCACTCATCGTTACTGCTTGGTTTGCTGGGCAGGGGACAATTCCGACGTTATTTGAGCGGCTAAATCAGATTCAGCAGACTCCGCCGGGTTGGTTGATGGTTCCGATGGTAGCTGGCGAGTATCTTTTGGCTTGGGCAGTACTCTTAACGTTCCTAGTCTTCGCGATTACAAAGATTTCGCCACGTCCTCAGCCCTGGTCGAGAGTACTTGTGGTGGCTGTTTTGGGGATTTTGATGATTCGCTATTTTGTTTGGCGATCGCTGTCTACGCTCAATTTTAGTAATCCGTTGGATGGTGTTTTTAGCCTGGGGTTATTCTTGTTAGAACTCCTTATCCTGAGTGGCAGCATGATTCAGCTTATCCTGTTGCTAAGAGTCAGAGATAGAAAGCCAGAAGCAGATCAACTGTCGATCTCAGTTCTAAACCAGAGCTATGTGCCTCATGTCGATATCTTGATTCCCACTTATAACGAGCCAGCGTTTATCTTGAGACGCACGATCATAGGGTGTCAAGCATTAAATTATTCTGCTAAAAGTGTGTATCTGCTCGACGATCATAGACGACCTGAAATCAGAGATCTCTGTCTCGAACTTGGCTGTCAGTACCTCACTCGACCAGATAATCGGCATGCAAAAGCAGGGAACCTAAATCATGCCATTCCTCAAACAAGTGGTGAACTGATCGCCGTCTTTGATGCTGATTTTATTCCGACTCAGAACTTTCTCACTCGTACAGTCGGCTTTTTTCAAGATTCAACAGTCGGTCTAGTCCAAACCCCACAGACATTTTACAATGCTGATCCAATTGCTCGAAACCTTGGATTAGAAGATATTCTGACACCAGAAGAGGAAGTCTTTTATCGGCAAATTCAACCTATTCGGGATGCTGCTGGGGGCGTTATCTGTGCTGGAACTTCGTTTGTAGTGCGGCGCTCTGCTTTGATTGAAGCAGGATATTTTTTTACAGGAGCCTTGAGCGAAGACTACTATACCGGAATTCGATTAGCTGCGAAAGGCTATCGATTGATCTATCTCAATGAAAAATTGAGCGCAGGTCTTGCAGCAGAGAGTATTGCAGCCCAAGCGCTTCAGAGATTACGGTGGGCACGAGGGACGCTGCAAGCTTTTTTTGTCGATGCAAATCCACTCACAATTAAAGGATTGCGTCCGATGCAACGGCTTGCTCATTTAGAGGGAATTTTGCATTGGTTTACCAGTCTTTCGCGCGTTGGATTTCTCTTGTTTCCCATTGCTTATGCGTTTTTGCACATCATTCCAGTCAGAGCGACAAATGCTGAAATTTTGTATTACTTTCTGCCGTTTTACCTCGTTCAGATCACAACTTTCTCTTGGCTCAATCATCGATCTCGGTCTGCTTTTCTAGCAGATCTTTATGCTTTGGTACTCGCGTTTCCACTGGCTTTGACTGTGATTCAAGTGATGCTTAATCCTTTTGGGCAGGAATTTCGGGTGACCCCTAAAGGAACGAGTCGCGATCGCTTTCAGTTTAACTGGAGATTGGCTGCACCTTTGATCATCTTTTTCATCGCAACTGCAATGAGTTTGTGGATGAACTTAGGCTATGCAATTCTAATGGGAGCATGGCAGCCGATGACAGACGATATTGCGAATCAGATGAAAGGGGTCGATCTCGGTTGGATCTGGAGCGTTTTTAATCTACTCACGCTCAGCATTGCATTGCTGATTCTAATTGATGTGCCTCGACCTCACGCTTATGATGAGTTCGATCTGCGTCGTACTCTCAAGGTACAGATTGGGGATCAAGTCAGATGGGGCTTTACGACAGGAATTTCAGAAGTTGGAGCAACGATCGCGATAACTCAACAAATAACTCCAAAAGATTCTCGAATTCAAGTAGACTTTCTAGAAGAGGATCTTACACTGCCAGCACAGGTCACTCAAGTAGAAGATCGCCCTTCAAACAGTGAGTTTCCGCTCTTGCACATTCACTTTGAACCCCTTTCACTTGAACAGGAGCGATGTTTGATCCAAATGCTATATTGCCGTCCTGGACAGTGGCGTAGTCAATGTGCTCCGGGAGAACTGCGATCGCTCTGGCTACTCTTTCAGGTTTTACTGAAACCTCGTGTGATCTTCGATCGAACTGCAAGAGCGAGCATAGTTTCTGTGGCTCAAGTATCGCCTTAG